The Engraulis encrasicolus isolate BLACKSEA-1 chromosome 24, IST_EnEncr_1.0, whole genome shotgun sequence DNA window CGTCAGTAAAAAACTCCGGCCCCCTCCCAAAGTGTCTCGGCTGGAGGTGGCTGGGGGATCCAGGCTGTTGACGACGGGCTGCGTGTATCCTCCCCCGCTGTCCGTGTGCGCCAGCGGTAGAGGCAGCAAAGCACAGCCGGAACATGGCCACCCCATGGACGCCTCGGAGCTCAGCAGTGGCGCTGGCACGGCCTCCAGACTCCTGACCGATTCGGCGGCTGCTCTGCCCGAGAAGGCGAAGCTTCTCCCCCTGAGCGAGCTGCTCCATGAGCCCCTCAGCCTGGAGCTTCCAGGGCACAAGGAGGGTGGCGCAGCTATGGTGGACACTCTTGGGGCTGTGGCAGCCGAGCACctccccagcaccaccaccaccgccccttTACTCTCCCAGGCCATgggccccagctccagctccgtaGGTGCTAGCTGGGCAATCGGGACCGAGCAGGTGACGTCCAACGGGGGGCGGTTGGGTTCGCTGCACCTAGCTACAGAGCCAGcgccttcctccttctcctcttcttcctctggaTCCTCGTCCTCGGCATCGTCCTCCTCTGGctcgtcctcctcctgctccccgtCCAGCCAGCGCCTCCTCCAGCCTTTCGAGTTCACTGGAGCCTCTCCTCTCCAGCGCTCCAGCCCCCCGCACTGTCGGCTGGCTCCAGATGACCGCAGTCCCCTGGGCTTGGGCTTGCCCGTGCCCCTGCCGGTGGCCCatgccccctccaccaccaccgccactgccCATGGCAAGCGGCCCGGCGGGCTGTCCCGCAGCGAGGCCAGAGACATCACCAAGATGGCCAACAAGGCCGCTAAGGAGCCAATGGGCTCTCTGAGCAGTGCCGAGCTGCTGGCCTCTCTGGCGcgccagggaggaggaggaggaggaggagtaggggccGGCAGGGAGGCTCCCTCGGGGCCAGGAGGGCTGCTGCCGCCACCGccactgccgccgccgccggGCTCTGGGTGTCCCCGCATGCTGGAGCGTCTGGAGCGCATCTGCAGCCCTGACCCCCTGCTGCAGGCGCGACTGCAGGCCAGTCTCCAGGAGCTGCACCAGGACCTGCTGAGACGCATCTGCCCcatgcagcagctgcagcagcaccgCGCggccacgcacgcgcacgcacacgtctCCTCCCTACAGGTGAGTCTCACAGGAAGGACGGGACGGGACAGGGCTAGGTGAGGTCAGGACAGGTAATGGCTGCCGAGAACCTAAACAGTTACTAGTCTGTGGGCTACGGTAAATGGCCCATAGCACTGCAGGGAACCCAGAATAGTGAATAGTTTAGTAGTGAATGGCTGGACAGGTGAGTCCAGCTAGACAGGACAGGTCACGTCGAGGTCACGTCAGATCAGGTCAGGTGAGATCAGGGCTGCCGAGAACCTAAACTATTTACTATTCTGGAGTAACTGTCTGTGTGAGTTCCATTACCAGggccaagaaaacacacacacgcacacacgcacgcaaccacgCACCCACGCATCACACCAATGCAGAGTAATTAGTCTGCACACGGATAAACACTGATAGACAGGTGAAAACATTAGCATGGTGTTTTGAACACATTGTCCAAACaatgcactgtgatgaaggacgacATGTCTGAAACGCTGTGCTAATAAACTCACATTTGGGAGTGTTCATCTGTGTGCAGAACTCTGTCCATCAGGGGAGTCCAACTGGGCAGGACCGACTCCTTCAGCGCATGGCAGGGCAGGGGCCTCtactgcaaagctggttcaggataagtttaggttaagttaagaggtaaatcatctaatagaagagcctggagtcctcattttcttacaaAAAGTCCAACAGGGCAGGACTGGACCGACTCGTTCAGCGTATGGCAGGGCAGGTCTGGGCTGCTGAGAATCCAGATTTGCGatttagtggagtggagtgattaTTAGATTAGGCATTGTTTCTCTACCAACATTTTCACTCGTTTTTGCTCTTTGCACTCGCTTTTGTGGCTCGTTTGTCCCAGGAGTGCTTAAAATCCCCTCAAAACTTCCCCTTGAACTGGAGTGAGGGTGGGACTGGAGCCCTACTAAGCCCACTCCAAATGAAGTGAAGTGTGAGTGGGCAGAGCCTGAGCAGTAAAGGCTGCCATTTTGGCCCAATGGTTCGGGATATCAAATGATCTAGGACAGGAAAAGTGGCAGGTTCTGGTTGTATGGAAAATGTAGGAGGTCCCCGTACAACAGGGGTAGGAAAcagttttcattcgaggggccacttcaaattttattaagtcctATAAGAGCCGTAGTATGATGAAcaacaaatcaggatttcccccttgcactttaggcctttattgaagacctcaccttcactaggtcccttgAGAATACAATTTCCAAGATTTcacaaaacgtgtcatatttcatgtgaaactgcatacaTTTACCTggggccagataagacggcctcaaggaccGTAAACGgccttcgagacataggttccccacccctgccctacgaCCTCATCTTTGGCTGACAcatgacgtgcccttgagcaaggcacctaatctcatactgctctggggactgtaaccaatgctcagtcggctttggataaaaacgccAGCTAAGCGTAAGGAATATGTACTGTATTGAAGCTATGTGGGGGGTTTGTCCCATGTCATCTCGTCTTTTGTCCTCGAGGGGGGTGGCATTATTGAGTTGGTCTATTCTATTGTATCGTTTTGTTCTTGTAACGGCATCAGACAAAATGGCACGGAACAATTTtcccgaaaggacaaataaataatccatCTATGTAATACTGTGTCTGAGTTACGTAAGGAGCCGGCCGTCCTGAGGTGAAGTGAAGTGGGAGAAGTGCAAGGGGAcggcgagagagggagggcttTCTTGTTGACCTAAATTTTGCATAAACGGAGCGGCGAGGTTTAAAAGTAGCCCTGGCTTTTGTAAATAATGAGTTACTCATTTTTACTGTAAGAACTCCCCTAGGATATGACTATGAATAAATATGCCCAGTtgttacacaccacaccacaccacaccacacacacacacacacacacacacacacacacacacacacacacacacacacacacacacacacacacacacacacacacacacagtagtgtaaATTCTCCTGAACCACAGTTCTCTGGAGAGGGTCCTCTACCTTTTTCGAGCATGTGTCAGTTGTGCTTGGGCTTGATTAATGTCCTCTCCTCTACAGGTATTCGGTACAGAATGTATTGTACAGTAGTATATTATCTGTCTCTGCATGACTGAACTAGTTGAGTCCATACACCATTggcgtatatatacacacacgtcaGTGGTCCATACTGCATGACCTGATGGCTGAAGATATGCAGCACAGTTTGTGTGACGTGTTACTATATTCAATGTGGAGAAGAGAGATAATGGCAGATGAAGTGACCGGTTCCACGAAGTTAATGGTGAGGCGGAGGCTTAGAACGGAGTTGCCTTTGCCAAGACATTAACTTCGTGGAaacggtcgacctcgaaggccgttatcctgCTTATCTGCCGTTAGGGTAGGGCATTATTTTTAATCTAtcactgtctgtaaagttgttgGAACCATgacaactgcaccagaatctattGAGCAAGATAGACGTGTCACTATCGGACGCATGCTACGTGCCTAGAGTCTTTGTTTGGAATGGTgtgattattttattttccatAGATCATGTGCATGATTTTTACAACGTTATCCCTTAAATACCGACATTCCAAATGAAGAGTCTAGCCTCGTCTAATATACACGTCTGATAGACTCCACAGAATTAATGGTCACTTCAtcggccaatcagaaaagagaattccattgCGAAGGCAGATAATGGATAATAACAGAGATTCTAAGACTATGTCCAATCTCTCTGGTAATAATTCCACTTTCAAATAGTCATATAATCATAATGCCTGTAGGCATAACATATCAGTTATTTTTGTCATGGCACAATTGGCTTTCTTGCCTCAAAGTTGTCTTTGTAGTTCTTGAAATGATTGATCTCTGGACAAGGATGTGAACACTGTGGTTGTGCTTGGCTgagcatttctttttttcccttctctttcttGATTTTCATTATTCACTTTTGCTTTCAGTCACCTAACAGCTTGAGTGCGTCAGGACCCTCGAGCACCATTCGAAGATTAGGTGAGTCACTCACTATTTCAACTTACCTACCTCACCGCAGAGCTCTGCTTGAAAAGAATGTGGTGGGTaaatatcaggtgtgtgtgtgcgaatgtgtgtgtgtgcgtgtgagtgcgcgcgtacacacgtgtgtgtgtgtgtgtgtgtgtgtgtgtgtgtgtgtgtgtgtgtgtgtgtgtgtgtgtgtgtgtgtgtgtgtgtgtgtgtgtgtgtgtgtgtgtttgtgcgtgcgtgcgtgcgtgcgtgcgtgcgtgcgtgtgtgtgtgtgtctgagaatagATAGAGCATACCGCCATCTCCTCTGACATTCCTCGAAGGGTCTAATCTACCACGGTCTATTCTTTAGACATGCGCCTGTGCATGACAAGCATGTTGACTTGCCGCGGCTGTGTTGTGCAAGGCCATAACACCAGATTATTTATCTAACTAGCAAAGTCTCCTCCGAACATTGAAACAGTGAAGTGAAGTACAGTGATTGCCAGTGTGGTCTGGGGCCTCTTGGCTTGTGTTGCTTTGACTGGGGCTAAAGAGGGGGAAGTGGGAGGTGGTGTCCATATCCTTTATTTTAATCAGGACTCACTTGTTTCTCTTTCGTTTCATCCTCATTTGTCTGAGTGTACAGAAGATCATTGGCTCTTTTAATTTGACAATCCTCGTAATTTCATTCTCGAACACCGTAGATTAGGGAAAAACACCTGAAACCTGAAAAGCGAGAGAATTGAACCTCTgaattcgagagagagagagagcagggtggccgcgggtccttaaaaagtcttaaaaagtcttaaatttcattttcgccaaataaggccttgaaaagtcttattttgtcttaaattttcaacccaaatgtcttaaatttgtggagcctaatttagggaggaataattatgtcagccatgtgatgaactttgcgacggaaatcgggagttgtagccatgtagtgtaatttagaacgcattattgaattttatttagtgtaaagtttcattgtatatagttttgtgttttcaaacggctacattaatgtaaattaccaattggtttttgtgcttcatttgaacctgtatatgatcttgcgagttggtcctaatttcatttggaaaatggtattgaaaagtcttaaaatgtcttaattttgacttgctaaaacctgtaagcgctgcgagttggtcttaattttatttggaaaatggtattgaaaagtcttaaaatgtcttaattttgacttggtcaaacctgtagacaccctggagAGAGAATATTGgatgtctattttttttaatgtacaaaCACCACCACTACTTTGACAAAAGATTTGCCAAGGGAGGTTAGTTGTGCTGATTTCCATCACTACTACAGTAAAGTAGAGTTACTTACTTGCTGTTAAATTGCCTCGCATTTGACTTGTGTGGCAAGTAGGCTTGAATAATGTCTTTTTGGaggtggagagcaagagagagagagagagcgagatgcagGGAGAACAGAGGCCCGTGTGGGTCGAGTCGAGCGTGTGGCGGATGAAAGGCAAGCTGACGACCCCGGGGTCAAAGCGGTAGGCAGGGACGGCGAGGCCGCTCGGCGGGAATAAGCTGATGCATGTTGTATGAGGCATGCGGTGCACAGGCCGTGCTTTTAAATATTTACACAGACAAGCGAAACTGTGCAGGAGGAAGTGCACACTAGGacagaaaacacatgcacaccggGACTCAGACAGCCTTCTCACGTTCATTGTACACACCAATGCAAAATGGTAATGCAGCTTACTGTACACATGGGCAGATTTTAGTTGAGCCTTGTCACTGGAGGAATGTTGTTAAAGGCTGAGAAAAAATGCAGTCGGAATGAAAGATGGCTACAGtgtgttccaacttgtcttgaagcAGGCTTTGGCATCTTGGAGGTATTTCTTTCCGTGTTTACCTCCACCTTACTGTAAATACCCTGCGAGGCTTGACTTCACCATTTGTTTACTCTGCAAATACCCGCTAAATAGTGTgatgtaaaacaaaaacaaaaaaaaagctcaTCAGCATAACCGTGTCTCATTTCAACCTACTGCAATGTGCGGTagtattttctttttctctctctcttggccctgGTGGGTAATGACATGCATGGCAGACTCTGCCTCATCGTAAGTTACCGGTGTGGGCTCGTGTTCCTTTGCTACGCTCCTGCCTGCTGGCCCATATCTCGTTGACAATGTATATCAGGACCGATAGGCCGTCAGCACTCGGAAATCCAATCTCATGGCTCAGTGCCATTCACAGAGCTTCCCTTAcccgtcacgtcacgtcacagcACCACAGCAGGCCCTTATCTGTCTGTGTTCTGTactcgccttgcctcgcctctctctctctctctccctctctctctccctctccctctctctctccctctctctctccctctgcctgccgTCCTTCCGTCCTCCGATTTCTTGTTGTCGATATGCTAAAGCATAGCGTCTACAGGACAGGCTGTCAGAGGAGGCATTCCTGGAAGCTCAGGAACGCCTTTCAATAGAGCTGAAGGAAACGTGTGTTAGAATGGTATTGGGTTTCTCTGCTGTAGTACCAAGGAGCCATCATCATCGAGAACCATGACAGTTCTTGCATAAATCATTCAGCTATCGAACATCATCGGATTATCACTTTTACTGGAATTTGATGTGTCGTCAAAATGCTGCAGTCATCAAGGCTCGTTTACGGCCATTGAAAAAATCGAATGACATGTTCATGTTTACCATGGTCATAGTTCATATTTTTAGCATCACTTAGCAGCCAGATATGTCTGTGTGCTGGCATGGCAAATACCTTCAGCAAAGCATTTCTTAACTTGGCATCTAGTGTATGCTGTTTGGACTGTTTATCACTGTACCACTCAGCAGCAGACAACCATTTAACGATAGAATTGGgacgcatcatccctcagcttgcaggtgcatcacagtgggacagacatcactggaaaggagaggctggagcacactgcagcttaattttcaagactttattttgtgcacacacccgaccaacgtttctgggtgtgtgcacaaaataaagtcttgtaaactaagctgcagtgtgctccagcctctccctttccaaccatttgaccatgcCATCAGAGCCAATTGAGATATTGtccggcaacattgctcaaaaaaagCCCCATGTGCATCACTCCCTACGTGTCATTCCCATAACAGCAcacaggtgtttgtgtttttatttggaAGTTTAAAGGTATTCTTGCttctacttttcttttttacaggcACTCCAACATATCACCTCCCGCCGGTAAAGCCCCCGCTGAGCTCTAAGAAGAAAGGCTCAAAGCACTGTTTCTTCTGTGGCAAGAAGACGGGCCTAGCCACCAGCTACGAGTGCAGGTACAATAGTAGCAGATCCCACCGTTACAGTTTATATTCTCAACGGCATACTGAGTACATCATACTCAATATGATCAATTACCATTTTATTCAGGTAATAGACGAGAATGCTCTAAGGGTGGCTAGTTTTAGGGCAGGATGTGCCGAAATTTCCAGAGTACTATGTGGTTGTGAATGTAGCATCAGATGTTAATTAAATTAACAAGAATTGATTCATATACATATAGTATTTGACGTATGTATTACAGTGATGGCTAAGAAGCCTTATTCGGCCAAACACGCTCTTGGAGGGTTCTCGGGATCTAGTTACACTCATGGGAATCAATGATTTGCAATTGGCACATCAAACTGACACACCGTTGTGTAAATCATATTAAGCCAGTTTGAAATTAGaaaacctttttttcccctcattttcgtGCCTCACAGAATTTCACGACAGCACAGTATAAGACtactctctgtctttgtctctctctctctctctctctctctctctctctctctctctctctctctctaggtgtgGCAACAACTTTTGTGCCTCGCACCGTTACGCAGAAGTTCACAACTGCTCGTACGACTATAAGACTGCTGGCCGCCGTTTGCTGCAGGATACCAACCCCATCGTCAGCGCCCCGAAGCTACCCAAGATCTAAGCCGACAGTGAGAGTCGTGCACACTACTTTTCATGGGTTGCCCACAAAACAAAAGGGAGAGAAACAATACAAAAAAGATATACAGAGTAATGAATCATTTCAAAAGAAAATACAAAGAACATGAACTTTATCACCGACGTGTGCTTTTACTTTAtcaccatgttttttttctccataaaGCTGAATTATGTAATCTTATTGTTGTTTTATTATATTAAATTCATGTATTATTATCCCAACCTCTTTGTGTAAATTAAGCTCATCGAACACTCCTCTATACCGATATATTCGCCTTGGAGGTTTCAAAGTAAGCCTGAGTATGAGTAACCAACTTATGGAAAGCTTCAGAGTCAAGTATGGGCTTGTCTGAACACGTCAAGAGTATGCAGTGATTGGTAATCTGGATTcgttagttacaatccagtgccacatattccaagtgacctggttttacctgtccaattcaaccaagtGATTAGTCAGCtaggccagcggttcccaaacttttttccccgcgcactccctttcacatttcaatgtggtttgcgcaccccctaagcgaatgttgcaccaccgcacattttgggtaattcTGATTTCCAATCAACCTGacctttttttctgccatcattacaatggaacttattgcatgacaagcctatgagttatatatatatattacacttcagatggatccttccaggatacaattcatcaaacaattaaaactacctgatgttcattaatgctggataaaaacgcacatatccaccattgctctattcagctcgcgcaccccctggtgacaggccgcgcacccccaggggtgcacgcaccacagtttgggaaaccctaagCTAGGCAATCGCTTGGTTGAATTGAACAGGTAAAGCCTGGTCATATTgaacatgtggcactggattgtaaagtaATAAATCCAGGTGTCCCATCACTGCTGCTATGTAGATGTAGTCTTGCACTGCTGCCCTGTTAATGTTCACTACTACAGATGAAGACCTCAGAAAGGGATGACTTCATTACTTACCTATTGTAGCTGTTGATTGAATTGGGATTGGAAATGTTTTTTTACTTTCTTAAGGAATATGTTGGCACCTCTGTTCACTGCATTTATCAAGATATGAACTTCAGCTGGGT harbors:
- the zfand4 gene encoding AN1-type zinc finger protein 4, which encodes MAHRKEPPFFNNDHLSTVPYKLAFYETMELFIETLTGTCFELRVSPFETVISVKAKIQRLEGIPVAQQHLIWNSLELEDEYCLHDYNIAEGCTLKLVLAMRGGPINTRRVTVDNPLKEMAEYMEASQEEVWEKAVPNKQVTFLVYREGDQLNFFRVVDRGDGTLTPVSESLSGGSVYNVYAEEDEEAEGIAMGQQALENSITMTKMKLLKAKMENMNLSKKPKKSAKLKPRPPVGPRACSSSSSSTLMAPGRHHHHHRLLRVHPPQGGQLHAHAHTTTTHLPPIEIQQQQQQLSDPAAGCSSHTALSSSRLLDRASASQAAPPLPPPLFHHSYALPAGGDKPWEYPVSKKLRPPPKVSRLEVAGGSRLLTTGCVYPPPLSVCASGRGSKAQPEHGHPMDASELSSGAGTASRLLTDSAAALPEKAKLLPLSELLHEPLSLELPGHKEGGAAMVDTLGAVAAEHLPSTTTTAPLLSQAMGPSSSSVGASWAIGTEQVTSNGGRLGSLHLATEPAPSSFSSSSSGSSSSASSSSGSSSSCSPSSQRLLQPFEFTGASPLQRSSPPHCRLAPDDRSPLGLGLPVPLPVAHAPSTTTATAHGKRPGGLSRSEARDITKMANKAAKEPMGSLSSAELLASLARQGGGGGGGVGAGREAPSGPGGLLPPPPLPPPPGSGCPRMLERLERICSPDPLLQARLQASLQELHQDLLRRICPMQQLQQHRAATHAHAHVSSLQSPNSLSASGPSSTIRRLGTPTYHLPPVKPPLSSKKKGSKHCFFCGKKTGLATSYECRCGNNFCASHRYAEVHNCSYDYKTAGRRLLQDTNPIVSAPKLPKI